TCTATCCCTAATGAGTTAAATATCCTTATTCTTTGCTGCATATCCATTAATATACTTGGAGCATCATTGGGCGCAATGACTTCCATAGGATGCCTTGCAAATGTATATACCATCGTTGAGCACCCTTGCTGCTTTTTTAGTTGCTTTAGAGTATAAATAAGCCTTCTATGACCTAAATGAACACCATCAAAAGTTCCTAATGCAACTGCCGTATTTGCATCATTTGTGTCACTGTTATTCTTATTAAAAATGATTTTCATCTTTCCCTCACAATAATACATTCTTCATCTTTAGGCAATCATCCTTAAAAATCCCTACACCTATAAATTGTCCTTTACAATATACCTTTACATACTCATTATAAACAATGTCCTGCTTATTATCAATAAAATCCACATAAACAGCATTGCCGTTTAGCAGTTTATTATATACTTTCGATGATATATATATACTTTTTAATTTTATAAGCGGAAGATCCATTGGAATCAGAAAAGATTCAATTGCTCCATTTTTGTAATATTTTTCTATCTCATCTAATGTATACGAATGACTAATATCAAAATATCCACTCTGACTACGCATTAAAAAAGACATATATGCACCACAACCTAAGTAATCACCTATATCCCTACATAATGAACGTATATATGTACCTTTTGAACATTCCACTTTAAAGAAAACTTTATCAGGCGGATAATATTTTATTATTTCATTTTTATAAATAGTAATCTCTCTAGGAGGCATGGATACCTCTATGCCTTCTCTAGCGAGCTTATAAAGTTTTTGACCCTTATACTTTATCGCCGAATATACGGGAGGAATCTGCTCTATATCACCGGAAAATACCTTAAATGCCTCTTCTATGTTTTCTATATTACACTTAACAGGCTTAGAAGATATCACCTTACCTTCTACATCCAAAGTATCAGTTTTTACTCCTAGAGTTAGCTCCCCTATATAGGTTTTCCTATCACTCATGAGAAAGTCTGAGAGTTTTGTTGCCTTTCCTATACATATTGGGAGTACTCCAACTGCCTGAGGATCCAATGTACCAGTATGACCTACCTTGGGCACTTTTAATAATTTTCTTAAATAAACAACAACGTTACTTGATGTCATTCCTGGTGGTTTCAAAACATTTATTATTCCATTCATACTCTTATCCTATCATTACTTTATATTATATAAA
This region of Xylanivirga thermophila genomic DNA includes:
- the truB gene encoding tRNA pseudouridine(55) synthase TruB, producing the protein MNGIINVLKPPGMTSSNVVVYLRKLLKVPKVGHTGTLDPQAVGVLPICIGKATKLSDFLMSDRKTYIGELTLGVKTDTLDVEGKVISSKPVKCNIENIEEAFKVFSGDIEQIPPVYSAIKYKGQKLYKLAREGIEVSMPPREITIYKNEIIKYYPPDKVFFKVECSKGTYIRSLCRDIGDYLGCGAYMSFLMRSQSGYFDISHSYTLDEIEKYYKNGAIESFLIPMDLPLIKLKSIYISSKVYNKLLNGNAVYVDFIDNKQDIVYNEYVKVYCKGQFIGVGIFKDDCLKMKNVLL